One stretch of Brevibacillus laterosporus DNA includes these proteins:
- a CDS encoding helix-turn-helix transcriptional regulator translates to MQQHSKMPVVTINHLLVYVKEEIHFVQPFFHNPHFFIVTNKDAQSVDFMCSHGEMRNDDSFEKKMIALSMKTIQEATFTKAPAIRYGEEMYPKSLQGWISLGSPVYINNKKKGYVSLNYQSEEHISYIVNIFCYIIKTVERRLNNAGPSHKEQELKKKFKDLQLTKKECEIAYCLLENISIKDISKHHFISVETVRTHVKNIYNKVGVNNRVDLIRTFV, encoded by the coding sequence CCGGTAGTGACAATAAACCATTTGCTCGTTTATGTTAAAGAAGAAATTCATTTTGTCCAGCCTTTTTTTCATAATCCTCATTTTTTCATTGTAACAAATAAGGATGCACAAAGCGTAGATTTCATGTGCTCACATGGTGAGATGAGAAATGATGATTCTTTCGAGAAAAAAATGATAGCGCTCTCAATGAAGACGATCCAAGAAGCAACCTTTACAAAAGCTCCTGCTATTCGTTATGGAGAAGAAATGTATCCAAAATCACTGCAGGGATGGATCAGTCTAGGAAGTCCTGTGTATATAAATAATAAAAAAAAGGGGTATGTTAGCTTGAACTATCAGTCAGAAGAGCATATTTCCTACATAGTAAATATTTTTTGCTACATCATAAAAACAGTGGAAAGGCGATTAAATAATGCCGGACCTTCCCACAAGGAGCAGGAATTGAAGAAGAAATTCAAAGACTTACAGCTAACCAAGAAAGAGTGTGAGATTGCCTATTGTCTTCTTGAAAATATCTCTATCAAAGATATTTCAAAACATCATTTTATTTCGGTAGAGACAGTTCGAACACACGTGAAAAATATCTACAACAAAGTTGGTGTAAACAACAGAGTAGACTTAATTAGAACGTTTGTATAA